From a single Lolium rigidum isolate FL_2022 chromosome 7, APGP_CSIRO_Lrig_0.1, whole genome shotgun sequence genomic region:
- the LOC124678930 gene encoding glycosyltransferase family 92 protein Os08g0121900-like: MPSRRRRNRNRVLSCVGAASVGALLFFGAHSSSIGLGGGTWPQHQDQLFRSPGPPPPETLMSMPRQTSEADLTFARRLLPTRRHSPPQLREDAVLLPDRGVLVLSADPAVGNAMCVFQGGASSPARALGRLPGPGRHAYLCPLPGSEQPLQPPPLLLSSSSYSSAAPPATAPAPAPAPAPVADFRKLLNWNDSLVFDSAPLPGGDLLLFAKGTNHHQGVINTATSNIQCIYTRDSDGMVASSPATTSAQQVIRCPSPPAPFNSSNLHVTVALNGQEPIPSLATYNPQNTALSVTRERKSICACTMVRNVAKFLPEWVRYHAAVGVEKFFLYDNASEDDLAGQVSSLNSAGIDISTVAWPWTKTQEAGLSHCAALNQPSCEWMAFTDVDEFMFSPNWNEVDKPSKSLLESVVSVDPEVGQIFLPCYDFGPSGQTAHPQEGVCQGYTCRLTRAERHKSLVRLDAVADSLANSVHHFTLKPGFQKMWTTLARINHYKYQAWTEFKSKFKRRVSAYVADWTDPVNLQSHDRAPGLGVDPVEPVGWAESFCELKDYTMKKLSEKWFGIGSGGRGAITEFNSNGDIAPSPSLP; the protein is encoded by the coding sequence atgCCGAGTCGTCGCCGCCGCAACCGCAACCGCGTCCTCTCCTGCGTCGGCGCAGCTTCGGTGGGCGCgctgctctttttcggcgcccacTCCTCCAGCATCGGCCTCGGCGGCGGTACTTGGCCGCAGCACCAGGACCAGCTCTTCCGGTCGCCGGGGCCACCGCCGCCGGAAACCCTAATGTCGATGCCGCGCCAGACGTCAGAGGCCGATCTGACCTTCGCGCGGCGCCTGCTGCCCACCCGCCGCCACTCCCCGCCGCAACTCCGGGAGGATGCCGTCCTCCTCCCGGACCGGGGGGTTCTCGTCCTGTCCGCTGACCCTGCCGTGGGGAACGCCATGTGCGTCTTCCAGGGTGGGGCGTCCTCCCCGGCGCGTGCGCTCGGGAGGCTGCCGGGGCCCGGGCGCCACGCCTACCTCTGTCCCCTGCCCGGCTCAGAGCAGCCGCTCCAACCACCACCCCTGCTGCTTTCATCTTCCTCTTACTCCTCGGCTGCCCCCCCTGCGACTGCCCCCGCCCCTGCCCCTGCCCCTGCCCCTGTCGCCGATTTCCGTAAGTTGCTCAACTGGAATGACAGTCTCGTCTTTGATTCCGCCCCTCtccccggaggcgatcttctcctCTTCGCCAAGGGCACGAACCACCACCAAGGGGTCATCAACACTGCCACTTCCAACATCCAGTGCATCTACACCAGAGACTCCGATGGCATGGTGGCCTCCTCCCCCGCCACCACTTCAGCCCAGCAGGTGATCAGGTGCCCCTCTCCACCGGCTCCTTTCAATTCCAGCAACCTCCATGTCACAGTAGCCCTCAACGGCCAGGAGCCTATACCCTCACTTGCCACCTACAATCCACAAAACACTGCCTTGTCTGTGACACGTGAAAGGAAATCGATCTGTGCCTGCACCATGGTTCGAAATGTCGCCAAGTTTCTGCCTGAATGGGTGAGGTACCATGCTGCAGTGGGTGTTGAGAAGTTCTTTCTATACGACAATGCAAGCGAGGATGACCTAGCAGGGCAGGTCTCTAGTTTGAACTCTGCTGGCATTGATATCTCCACCGTGGCCTGGCCCTGGACCAAAACGCAGGAAGCAGGGCTTTCTCATTGCGCAGCCTTGAATCAACCTTCATGTGAATGGATGGCATTCACGGACGTAGATGAATTCATGTTTTCACCAAACTGGAACGAGGTCGACAAGCCTTCGAAATCGTTGCTTGAGTCAGTTGTTTCCGTTGATCCGGAGGTTGGCCAGATATTCCTCCCCTgctacgattttggtccctctggCCAAACAGCACATCCGCAGGAAGGGGTGTGCCAAGGCTACACCTGCCGGCTGACGAGAGCTGAGCGTCACAAATCATTGGTCCGCCTTGACGCGGTGGCAGATTCGCTTGCAAATTCTGTACACCATTTTACACTAAAGCCTGGTTTCCAAAAAATGTGGACTACTTTGGCTCGCATAAACCACTACAAGTATCAAGCTTGGACAGAATTCAAATCGAAGTTCAAACGACGCGTGTCAGCATACGTGGCAGATTGGACAGATCCTGTTAACCTGCAATCCCATGACCGGGCCCCCGGGCTGGGAGTTGATCCTGTTGAACCAGTTGGCTGGGCGGAGAGCTTTTGCGAGCTTAAGGATTATACTATGAAGAAACTAAGTGAGAAGTGGTTCGGAATTGGGTCTGGAGGCCGTGGAGCAATAACAGAGTTCAACTCTAACGGTGACATTGCTCCCTCCCCCTCTCTTCCATAG